TGTTAAaggcctaaataaggttcaggagggtgGGGTTTTTGATAAGAAACTGAATataaggggacacaatctgaggttggTTGGGCTAAAGATTGATTTCATTACAATGGACGTTGTGCTGGTGCTGCTTTGCTGAGGGCAAAAATCCAACTTTTGTTGGGGTCTAGCCATGGGGTCTAGCCtggccctgcaccgcctctctcaCCGCCTGTTGCCGCCCCCAGCATTAAGGTTCAGGAGGTTAGggtttttaataagaaactgaataTAAGGGGACACAATCCGAGGTTAGTTGGGGTAAAGATTAGAAGCAGCATAAAAATATTActttaaggtcatgttcacacaaaataatttgattaacaacggccattcttttcagtGAAAAGATCCTCCATTGTAATGAAATCAATacgtttgcattgatttcaatgcacaaacagccacagtgtatacacacagtatacactacggccgttgttgaactgTGGCTGtagaaaataatgagcatgtctatagaaaatagttgtgcacacaatATAAAGTATAGCTGACGGCCATACTTTAAATTGTGTTCCATGATAAATTGGATTGCAAGAACACCCAAAGGTCCccgcaatgtaaggctatgttcgcacaacgtatgttttcgtaaaagtgcagccgttgttgccgattgtacgagaatatacgttgccttgctttctatgggatcccggctggagcgtatacacatagtagaactgacatgtcagtgcacactatgaagtgagcggctccggccgcaagcttcatagtgtgctgtgaggagttctgatgcgggcgtgctcagatgcgcccgtatcagaactttgcggcgtgaaagatcatccggtcggtactgcagtgccggtaCTGATGATCTCTTCAAAGACCGGCTGTtctggaacggccgatctctttcgacgtgtgaacatggcctaaatgcgAAAAAGATAACATTCCTGTAGCCAATAAagcagtattggctgcaggaacataaataaataaaataacataaagcGGCCTTAGTTTGCCGTTGAATAAAGCGTCCGTAGTAACAAAGGCCTCCGTAATAcagcctgtgaacatagcctaaagatgcagTACATACTTGGACCAAACTtttagcagatgtggttggtaaatctacaataattgaatttaaagtgactctgtccccaatgtgcagcccccccaaactacttatacctttgtgTAGCTGCAGTCAAGTCCTTTCTGGTAGTGTGTTTAAGGGTATAaatccacacaccgtatatgcagcgtatttactactgcgatacgcagcaaatacgcagcaaatacgcagctgaGGGCAAAAATCCAACTTTTGAATCTGAAGTCCAATCAGCTTAGAGAAGTCCTTTACATTACAGACTGGGATAATGCTAGAATGTGCTTTGTTGAAGGGGTGGTAACATTATACTTACAGCTACTGTCTTCTAGCACCTGAGCAGCATAAGGTACCTAGTCAAGCACGGATCTTGATCGAGCACCATGATGCTTGACCAAGCATGCCCTCTCTAGTACATGCATGGGAATAAAAGGGTCCATAACAGGAGAAAgaattttttctcaatttttccaGACTATTTAAAGCTATTAATACAACAGAGGACAGGATATTGTTACAAATGAATCTGGTTAGGCTGGAGACTTGGGCTGAGAACTGTCAGATGAGGTTCAACACTGATAAATGTAAGATTATGCAAATGAGGGGGGTATATCATATGGTGTACCAAGAACACCACAGAACATTTTGTGGTCTTGTGGAGTTCAAGCCTTAATGGGTCAGGAGGGGGACCACCTACCAGGTTTACGGAGGTGAGTTTCATGATATTGGATAGCTTGAACCATGTCAAAGAAATTCAGATGAGTTAATCAAATCTACTTAATCTGTCACTGGTTATATGTTTTGGCTTATCTGTGTTCTACGTGTGTATGTTTATATCTGTATGTGCAAAAGTGTGAAATGTGGACATTAGCAAATGCAAAAAGATGTGGAACATGAACCTCCACAAGCGGACAAAAGGTCACGCTTTCCTACATAGCGAGGCATTAGTGTTTGGACAGTGTACAAGAAATTCCTACATATAAACCTTCAGTTTTTAAATCTCACTATTTTAACAGCTCTGCTTATAGAGCAGACATAAAAATATTACTTATTTACGGCTTCATTGGGCTTCCTAATAAAACAGCTGGAatattttattgattaaaaaaaaaaagatgttcagTTCATAAAAAAGAGATGCACTTTCCTGCCCAGAGCTGTGTGAAAATATATGTTCATATAAAAGTCAGTGTAAAATTACTATTAAAATATTTACAATACCTTTGGCATCGGGAACTGGCATGCACCTGAGCAATAATAAGCATCAAAGGATTTAGGGGAAATAATCCATTCACTCCAGCCGATGTCTGCAAAGTCTACTTTAAGGTAACGGCGGGCGCAATTCCGAGGTTCATTCCATTGCTTTCTTCTTGCTTTTTTCAGGGTCTGCTCGTCAAACTGTAGCGTTTGACTTTTTTGTCGCCCACTTTTTCTTAATTTCTTCTTAGATTTCCCTTTCTCTGCCAACTTGACGTGAAGGGTTTTGTAGGGCTTTTTCTCCTCCCATCGCTCTTCATCTTCATTATACTGGTACTCGGCTCCAGGTAGCTCATTGTTTTGCAGCGGTAAAAGAATATCAGTAGAACGTCGGCTTCTGTGTTCAAAAAGTCCCGCTTTATGGTGCGGTTTATGAACGATAGGACTGTGTTGTACGTGTAAGTTAGAAACAACACTATCCGGTTCTGAAATGGCTGAGTCATTAGCATATACTAAGATATAAGGCTTATGCCTTAGCAGATGTTTCCTATGTTGAGTTGGAGTATCAATAGTCAGGTTGATTCCAATGACAGTCTCTCCATTGTGCTTTGCGTCACGTAAGATTTCAGTAATGTCCTTCCATTGCCAAAAAGGAATATCACGGTAGGATGatgaaatatttataaaaaagtgACCCAAGGCCTTTGTCTGGTTCTCATGTGATATGATACTGGACACTGTGAAGAGTATGGATAATTCATGCTTTCGATGTACCCTGCGAAGGCAGAGCGGAGAGTGTGGACATCTTAAGCTGTTGTTTAGCATATCCCCAAGATAATAATGAAATGTAGCTGAAAGGATGTTTTCTGAAGATGTTAGTGAGGTCAAATTGAAAATGTGGTGACTGCCGTCATCTGTGTCCCCTACAAAGCATGGGGGAAAAAAGGATTTGGTTATTTAGGAAAAATGAAACATATTTAAATCTATGTCTAATCAAATATAGATATGACATCACTAGCGTTGAGCAAGCATGCTTGGTCTAGCATttcagtacagtagtgtgaatatttaaacagtttcgaaGCTCCCAGCATCactattcattatgatgccgggagcttccaAACATTTATACAtgccttcaagggatgaaatacaCACAAGTTAAACTGAGTTTAACTGTGTCTTGAAGTTCGGTTTTTcgttctcatttttgtatatttagtttgCACATtcctatatacaaatatacaaaaattagaacaaaaaaatgcaaaaggtgaaccaggcaccctccactctgccaagCAGGCGGCATACTGATAAATACTCGACTCAAGTAGTGGGCACTACCGGTACTCAATACCACTTTACTATATTACAGGGCTTAAAACCTTCCACACAACCACAGGGGCCAAAGGAGACTTTCTGTATTAATAACAGTAGACTATGCCATATAAATAAATCCAAATTTTACCTGGCAAAATTGTACCAAATGCACCAAAATGCACTGCCAAATTCGATGTAAAGTTAAAACTAATTGGAAGGGGCACAGCACAGTTGTTTACGCCCTACCCATCATCCCATGCCAATTATATGAGGCAAAATATGAAGACTAGTTCTCCAAAGTCCTTCCTACTTGCAGTCACCCTACAGGATATCGGTTAAAAGACGCTCCTGTTGCATCAAGGACAAACCCTCCGGCCTCTCTAACAATGACTGATGTAGTTGCCATATGCTAGCAATGGATTCCCATCTCATAATAAACATCAGCCCCTCCACTGGATGGAATACACAGCAATCTGTCCATGTtacaatgaaatttttttttatcaaccaaAGGGTGTTGATTTGATCCAGGTTCCTTAATAAGCATGAACATTGTCAGATGTTTCTTCTCTCATACTTGCAAATTATTACCTTTACTATGTTCCCAGCTTGTCTTGTACAAATCTGGATACAACATCAAATTTAACCTGCTTTTCTCTGCAAAACACCTGTGATACAAAATTAGTTGTGCTATCAAGAGCAATAATTCATGTTGGGTTAATTTCTTAATCTTTACCAATAAAGCTGAGATGCTGCACATAGCACTACTCTAATGTAAGGTCTTACTTGCAGTTATAGGTCgattcagagctcccagcatcataatgatacatgatgtcgGGAACTCTGAACTCCGTTCCATTGCACACCGTCTGTA
Above is a window of Dendropsophus ebraccatus isolate aDenEbr1 chromosome 7, aDenEbr1.pat, whole genome shotgun sequence DNA encoding:
- the BMP3 gene encoding bone morphogenetic protein 3; the protein is MAPERPVWLLLLWLGCSGCLGLGHLVGDMKRHEEAVLPAGDTVSEHMLRLYDRYRGDGGKSRDAARHQLPLHNGNTVRSFRALSGDTDDGSHHIFNLTSLTSSENILSATFHYYLGDMLNNSLRCPHSPLCLRRVHRKHELSILFTVSSIISHENQTKALGHFFINISSSYRDIPFWQWKDITEILRDAKHNGETVIGINLTIDTPTQHRKHLLRHKPYILVYANDSAISEPDSVVSNLHVQHSPIVHKPHHKAGLFEHRSRRSTDILLPLQNNELPGAEYQYNEDEERWEEKKPYKTLHVKLAEKGKSKKKLRKSGRQKSQTLQFDEQTLKKARRKQWNEPRNCARRYLKVDFADIGWSEWIISPKSFDAYYCSGACQFPMPKSLKPSNHATIQSIVRAVGVVPGIPEPCCVPEKMSSLSILFFDENKNVVLKVYPNMTVESCACR